In Fusarium pseudograminearum CS3096 chromosome 1, whole genome shotgun sequence, one genomic interval encodes:
- the TBL1 gene encoding TBL1 has product MVAKEFLDSDRVNFLVWRFVTTATLYVPGFPTAASCSSQPRHLHSLDFALTMFFSSYRFLLEGNYRETAAKFQKEWHVKQPHREFAFARHVKSHALVSVINRGLQYHALEREHARKLLPQDASAEEAEELHYGIFGPLDAHPQGRIEEDEEEDAEGEEVIEEELSRKRPQQISNGSPATKRQRLSNGLENGADAPAAAPVPASGPMTTSTTGAGTAAATTAAPAPVTTPMEIDNQPDNHAYPSPLEGEQAPEPMVRTDGPEQGTQVDKVEELAPETTFIRLMDDQNEGQGRGATPSPSSPSGPDNAPILLQCEWNPRDPSILAAAGTDALARVWSIARAGPVEPGQDHVSPQGHSLLDRDVPRDTTVTALSWTADGAAIAVATDSKNQASINVWSAEGAHLQSMEVSEPPIIKLSWNPINTALLAISPDKGGALVTVHYPPAGNSLSYLLSGHDIAATPLDAVWTGDAEFLLCGGDLMLCLQCTDTTIVQARKFETKEDDSFTQVLFDGRSRLAATSSDKGILDLWDESGQRRSISAHQGAITTMQWQPIPESHQGADDERLIATGGDDCAILIWNARMPKSKPKCFLTMDSPIMRLAFTPDGAFIAGATSTQVLIWKVGSHAVPRASWSRPVHPGWLSPKANTDADEEDEHCLCWDADGQKLAYGSNSRLAIINFRR; this is encoded by the exons ATGGTCGCTAAGGAATTCCTCGACTCGGACAGAGTCAACTTTCTTGTTTGGAGGTTCGTCACTACCGCCACACTCTACGTCCCTGGCTTCCCAACCGCCGCATCGTGTTCTTCACAACCACGGCATTTGCACTCGCTGGACTTTGCGCTGACCATGTTTTTCTCCTCGTATAGATTCCTTCTCGAAGGCA ATTACCGAGAGACTGCCGCCAAGTTTCAAAAGGAGTGGCACGTCAAACAGCCTCATAGAGAGTTTGCTTTTGCGCGTCACGTAAAGAGTCACGCATTGGTTTCCGTCATCAATCGCGGCCTCCAATACCACGCGCTCGAACGTGAGCATGCACGGAAACTG CTGCCTCAGGATGCTTCAGCGGAAGAGGCCGAAGAGTTGCATTATGGTATTTTCGGACCTTTAGACGCGCACCCACAGGGCAGAAtcgaagaggacgaggaggaagacgccGAAGGGGAGGAGGTTATCGAAGAGGAGTTATCAAGAAAACGACCTCAGCAAATATCGAATGGATCGCCAGCGACAAAGCGGCAAAGGTTAAGCAATGGTTTGGAAAATGGCGCCGATGCACCGGCAGCAGCACCGGTACCCGCATCAGGTCCaatgacaacatcaacgacagGAGCAGGAACAGCAGCCGcgacaacagcagcaccGGCTCCCGTGACGACACCTATGGAAATTGACAACCAGCCCGACAATCACGCATATCCTTCGCCTCTGGAGGGCGAACAGGCACCAGAGCCAATGGTGCGAACTGACGGGCCTGAACAGGGCACACAAGTTGATaaggttgaggagctggCTCCCGAGACGACATTTATTCGCTTGATGGACGACCAAAATGAAGGCCAAGGTCGGGGAGCTacaccatcgccatcttcaccttctGGACCCGACAACGCTCCCATCCTTTTGCAGTGCGAGTGGAACCCAAGAGACCCGTCTATCCTCGCGGCTGCTGGCACGGATGCGCTAGCCCGTGTTTGGAGTATCGCGCGTGCGGGCCCCGTTGAACCGGGACAAGATCACGTGTCACCCCAAGGCCATTCCCTGCTCGACCGTGACGTACCCCGCGATACAACAGTAACAGCCCTGTCGTGGACCGCAGATGGTGCTGCTATCGCAGTAGCCACAGATTCAAAAAATCAGGCTTCGATCAACGTGTGGTCTGCTGAGGGTGCGCATCTACAGTCTATGGAAGTGTCGGAGCCACCTATCATCAAACTCTCATGGAACCCTATCAACACTGCACTCCTCGCCATCTCGCCGGACAAGGGTGGTGCTCTTGTCACCGTACACTACCCACCCGCTGGGAACTCTCTGTCATATCTCCTTTCTGGTCACGACATCGCGGCTACGCCCCTTGATGCCGTCTGGACTGGTGATGCAGAGTTTTTGTTGTGTGGTGGCGACCTTATGCTATGCCTGCAATGTACGGACACAACAATAGTTCAAGCTAGGAAAtttgagaccaaggaggacgaTAGCTTTACCCAAGTACTTTTCGATGGACGATCAAGACTAGCCGCTACGTCTAGCGACAAGGGTATACTTGAT TTATGGGATGAAAGTGGACAGCGAAGGTCTATTTCTGCACACCAAGGTGCTATTACCACGATGCAGTGGCAACCTATTCCTGAGTCCCATCAAGGAGCTGACGACGAACGACTGATCGCAACTGGAGGAGACGACTGCGCTATACTTATTTGGAATGCGCGAATGCCTAAGAGCAAACCAAAgtgcttcttgacgatggatTCTCCAATTATGAGGCTCGCCTTCACACCGGACGGCGCTTTCATCGCGGGTGCGACATCGACACAGGTCTTGATTTGGAAAGTCGGAAGCCACGCCGTTCCTCGCGCAAGTTGGAGCAGGCCAGTTCATCCTGGCTGGCTAAGTCCCAAGGCTAACACAGATgctgacgaggaagatgagcaCTGTTTATGCTGGGATGCTGATGGTCAGAAGCTTGCTTATGGTTCCAATAGCAGA CTTGCTATCATTAACTTTCGCAGATGA